From Anopheles maculipalpis chromosome X, idAnoMacuDA_375_x, whole genome shotgun sequence:
ACCCTTAAACAATGATAATTCTTGATTGATAGGGAATGAGAACCCAACGGTCTGCTATTCACAATCAATAATAACATCATCATCTATAAAATTCGCTAAAAACATTATAAGATTTAATAATAGATAACAAATAGAGAAGtctgaaaaaatgaaatatctATGCAATCAAATATACACTGCTTCATGCTAGTGGGTAAATGCCCAATTCTCCTCCTGTCAAAACGGGAATCGTTTAACAGTTGATGCAGATATTTCACTGtgttcataaaaaaatgtaaacatacAGCTGATTAGAACAAGGAAAGAATGAAGTGAAAATCTTTAACAGTGAAAATGTTTACATGTAGGTAACAAAGCGGTTGCCACGAACTCAATGCACTTCTTTCTGTTCAATTTTATATAGAAAAACTCATAGTAGAATTCATTGCTTAGCAAATAATAACATGTTGCTCAAGTAGCAAAGGCAAATCATGACCTTTATAACAAGTTTTGGGACATGTATATGAGGTTTTTGGGGGGATGTGGATGGGTTACTGTGAGctattgttttcgttttcatacTTTATGGGAATCCCAGAACGTCCCATTTGAATAACGGCCGGAGCATCGAGCCCAAGTTTTTGCTCCAGCCCCTGCCAAGATCTGCTCGTAAGTTGATCGGCCGAACTGATTTGTGCTAGCTCATTCCTTCCTTTCGGTACCACATCCGTACCCGTACTGTTTTCCAACGTTTCCTCACCGTCAGCTTCTCGGTGTTGAATCACATGTCTCGCTTTGCCCGTGATCAAGCTAACATCCGGAAGTTCATTTGTATCCTCCGAAGTTACCGATGTTTCCTCAACATTTGTGTAAAGGCGACCAGCGGGTAGCAAATCGGTGAAATTTGTAGTATAACAGCTGAGCAACTTGTCTTTCCACTTCTTGTTGAAGGCCATCTCGGCCTCAAACACGGATAGCAACGGACGAAAGAAGTCTCGCGATGTGAATATGTCATTTTCAGGACATCCAACCAGCACAAAACAGTCAATGTCGACGAAATTAGCTAACTTCTCCGGATTTACCTTGCCAATCGAGATAAGGTACGTGCGGACACCGCGCGCTTTTGCCAACCGTTGCACTCGAGACACAATCTCCAAATAGCCCTTGGTGGACAGCGTTGCCACCACGATCCCGATCGAGCCTGCGTCCATGCATCGCTCGATAGCGTAGTATCTCCGGCGCAGCCATTTCGCCCCAATCGGATCGATTCGTTCCAGCCGTGGATCGATGTTGGAGGGATCATACAAACAGCACTGTGATGCTTCAAGAGCTACCGCGGTGTTAAAGAAGCTCAGATTATCCCTACCAATGTAGAGCACCGTGTGCTTAGGGTCAGCCGGCACATGTAACTTCCAGCAGAGTATATCGGCGATTTCATTGTCTTCCGCTAAACATGCCACCACAAGGTTCGGAAAACGTTCAACAAGCTTTTCTCGTATTTTGGTCACCGCATTCGCATAGCAAACTTCATAGAAACAGATCAGTTCGTCATTGCTGGTATCGAACTCGTTCGATAGTGTCGCGAGCAGATGCTCCTCGTCTACGGTGTATTGGAAGAACACGTGCACGACCGGAATTCGAGCAACCTTGCTTAGACATGCGTGCCCAAAGTGGATTATACTGTCGGCGTTTGCATGAGCCGCCGCAATTTCATCTACACAGCAACTACCGTAGGATGTGTCAGCAAGTACAAAAATCCGCAAGTCGTCGATTGAAGCGGATTGTAACTGGCTCACGATCTCCACGCTATGGTGCAAAAGTGCGTCAGGAAGTTGTAAAGCAACctgtaaaaaaaggttttcgaTAATGAGTTTTAAACTTGCTCACATGTAGATTAAATCACCTACTCGTTTCAAGTTGTGTTTCTCTATCCAACGAACGCAACGCTGCTTCTGCTCATCATTCCAGATGTGGTGTAATGCTACTTTGTCCACATCTGCGGCTGAGGactgattttgtattataCTATCGCCAGAACTGAACGCAGAAGACATTGTTAACACGCGCTGTTCCTAAGTCTgcactgtttttattttggatttattaaaaacaaacgcagCGCATGCCCGTCGGCAAGGTTTTTCACTGTCAAGTTGTCAAATtgtatgtattttgtgagcatCAACAAGGCTTGTGTGCGCATGCAGTATAAATATATGCTTCCGTTGTGTGGTTTATTGTGGCACCTAAATGGATTTAGCGGTATTTTAGAACATCGTTTCACTTTTGGTTGTTTCTGCAGTACTGGCTACTTGCTCATATTCCTGCTTTTCTCGTATAACacgaataaaataacaattcgtcagttttttttatatggtgATGCTCCGCACATACAGCGCGTAACAGAACAATAGGTGAACTAGTTTTTATGCTTTAATTAATGGAAATGTTTAAGAGATCAAGCGATAAAGAGATAAACGAGCTACTGAGGGTTCGTAGAAAATATCTGGGCAAAATAGTTTTGATATTCTCTGACATTCCTCATTAtgcccattttttttgtaaatttttatttttggtattCGAATTTCACGACGCATTACTTCAGCAATTCATACAGCAGAAAAGCTCATTTCTCACTACGTTTATTGGCACTGTTCCAAAAAGCTGAACAAGGTGTAAAAGTGAATATTTTAGGTTTAATATATTAAAAAACTGGGACCAAAATATACGcataaaaaactaaaaaagaaaatttaagaaattttttttaaaaactcaaatAATTGCACGCCATGTTACactaaacatcaacaaaaaattgaatataatTGGTTTTACTTTGCTCGAAACTTCATTTTATTACATgaatttttttcgattttttaaattatgattaacataaaaataatgaattttcgTTAAGGGTTCTATCGTTAAGGTATTTCAAACTTTCTTTAAAATCTGTAAAAATACGTAATAATGCGcgttaaaatatgaaaaatttagACTTAACTTTTTTTACCTTCTACATTTTTTCTAAACATAACTTTTACCTATCTTTTCAACTTTATCTcttattctaaaaaaaaaactaatagcACTATTGTTCTGTTACGCACTGTATGAATATTTTGTTACGCACTTGTTTAGCCAATAAAAGTATCACAGTTTCTCTACAATTTTCtagtgcaaacaaaaacatgtttaaCAGGGGTTTTCTCTCTAAATCACAATCTCAATCATTCATCTCAACACGATTCATATAATTATTAATATTCTATGAGACTTGCTTACACATTCAACGCTTTTGAATACAATGTAAACAATGGTTACTTCGAAAAATGTAGTAACTGTCAAATCCTTGGTTGGGGCATTTTGGTTTGCAATGTTGGTGTGTTTCGCAGATCTTTCTTTTCAGTTTCCAAAAATGTTAACCTTTtcgggctaaagagtaatatagaaCTACAAGTTTCATGCAACAACCTCACTTGcgagctccacagtcgtttgtgaacatggctgagtaggacatattgaaaatatgaaaactattggtttataaaatccaaaaaaatcttattttaactagttttaattaagttttagtaattcaatcaactttcttctcaaatgtttaaatattatttttttcctgtatGTTCATGccagtaaaattaaaaaaattgactcactgtagaattatttcaattacattacagtatgaactgtctcgtttatatgatgaaataagttagtgaaatgtttctGTTAGTGAAACTAGCTTTTACGACACTtaacaacaatttcaaattactttcctaattttaataatgatttatttaaataatatttttatgtcctacgcataatggtcactATCTACCGTGGTTTTACACACAAGCTTGtatgagatgaatcccgtacaacttgtagggcctttattactctttagccctcTTTAGAcagcttttcttttaaatagCGATTAATCGTTTGAAAGTGTATTTCTGAAATTCATACGCTGTAAAAATATGTtaggattaaaaaaaacctgcccGCACTTGAAATTCACGAGATCGAAGTGACACATGTTTACATTAAATGCAAAAGCGTTAAGAATCTGGATGcatgtgtgagagtgtgtgcgttCCATAGAATGTTTACAATGATATTTGCTCTTTGTTTATTTGCAGATgttttgagtctctgagactatAGTCACCCCTCTACTTTAGCAATGAAATGGAACGTGTTGAGATTAATGGCTAAGGTTGTGGGTTGGATAGAAAACCTCTGTAACCTTAACTTGCCACCACAGTAAGCATTCATAGCTGTGAAAGAAAACCATCCAATCGAGTCGTATTGAATACAGAAGAATCCTAACCGGACTTCTTACTTTGATCGtaataattgaaaacaaactTCATGAAGCTCAAGATTAACAAAAGGCCCGTAGGTTGTTAGAAAGGAGATTATTGGATTCAAGCTGCTTGACAAGGAAGCCATCAGTTCAGATGTTTTACAGGGATGTAAGTTTAAATAAGGCTGAAATAATATTGGATGGTGTAACATCGTGATCGAATGATACATTTCCTTGGAAGGAACGATCTCACAAATATTCAACGTATTCCATGCTTCCTCAAGATTAAGCCTTTCACCGCCTGCAAAATGAAAACGGATATTAGTATAGTTTGAATATGGCTACACTACTTTAGCTCATACCTTCTTCATATATGTTGAAAAGCAGTGACGGTACCTCATAACTTTCGTTGTATAGCACATGGTATTCGAAAGACAATATTCTTCCGCTATCACTAGCAGAGGCACAGGCTGGATCTGCTACAATTTGCGCTTCGAGGAAACCCTTCATCGCGTCACCATCAACATATCGTTTAGGCTTTCGCGGAGTGTACTTCTTTTCCAAGCGAATATATGAACGGTCGCCCTTGTGTACCCATGCCCATCGTTGTTCACCGTTTTGTGAAGCACGAACCAATGCATCGCAGTAGGACCTAAAATCTCGTTCATGCATTTCTGTATCTTAAAGCATTGTCAGATGCTTATAATTGCAATGAGTGTGGCATCAGTTGAACGTTTAATCCGCAGCGTTTAATGGCATCTTTCCtacaataaaatatatttcaccACTGAAAGCAGTGTAATGATCCGCTGTACGTACCTTTAATGGTGGTTGGTGAGCAACATTACGCAAAAACAATAGTTTTGCAGGAATCACTCCTTTGAAATGTGATTCTTTGCTACTTTGGCTCTTCCACTACATCGTAAAGATGTGATTGCAATGTAAACAGCTTACCTTCACAACACATACGCATACATGGTGCATGCATTTGTATAGGAATAGTTAGACAATTTCATCAACCCAGGCCCATCATGGTTGTTGGTCGACATTACCGAAACTGTTTAATAATATCTGAAATTACCGGGTGTTTGATATATTCCATGTCATGAGGCTGGTAATTATATTATGGCAAttataattgaaaacaaaatacttttAATTACAAACTTTAAGCTCAAGCTTTAAAAGATACAGTAGCTCCTCGCTATACGCGATATTTGCGAATTCCCTGTACGCTTTTGTTTCAGAAACTaacagtttatttattttttacttaaaaTGCTGTGAATCTTTTACAATGTTGGTGCTAATATCaatgagaaacaaaaacaaaccatttaatgtagaaataaaactgaaatttgacaatacggcatcgTACCgtgtaaataaattgtaaattgtaaataaaactgaaattatttttaaagcattttttcagaaattttaagcaGGTTTTCCTTACCTGCTGAAATTTGGTTACTGTTTCCCTACGTATTTAGCACTCGGTCCCGATCTATAGCGTAAATCGGGGAGCTGCTGTATTTGGCTTTCAACTGTCATTCCCTTTTCCGCTAGTCCTACATTCTTTTggagaattattattttccactcaTTTAGCATTGGCCCATCACCAGCCCACATTTGAAActataaaaatgatttaacaAGATATATTTTGGAACTTGGAAACAATTAGCTTCAAACACGAATTCAACGATAGGTGTTGTGCGCTCTGTCATGTGACAAATGTCACCACAGCGAGTGCACAtatgtatgggtgtgtgtgtgtgtgagagagagagagcaaaagagaaggagagagaacGAAAGAGATAGAGTGGTTTACCCTCTCAAAGGCTGCATTTAGCATTTGATGCCCAGCGGAAATCGATGGGAAAATCAAATAGAATTGAGCACACTTCCAAGTTTGTGATGCAGTAATTGTAGTTGTTTGCAGTTGTTGCAAAGAGTGTTTTAATATGGCGAAATAAGTTTTTatcgtgtgtgagtgtgcctGGCGCGGCTccaaatgcaacaaaataacATGTGCAGCAAAGTGTCGTGAGCCGCAGcgggagtgtgtgtttgtgtaaatatCTATATATTCTGTTGAATGCGTGCCCAATTCCTTTGCGATGGAAATAGTTTCCGTGAttagttttgtaaaatattttccatgtaGTATTTTGCTACGAAAAATACAATGGAAATATATCGCACGAAGCAACAAGAAGTAGTAGAAGAAAAGCGTTTATACAAATCTTTTGAGAGCAAGTGCTAGCGCTAGAATGAGATGTTGAGTGGAAGATAGGGAAAGGAGTGAGTGAGATGAAGTTGGTCGTTGTGAGCGACTGTGAATTTTACACCCGAAAGTCAACAATCAAACATTTCGACAGCGAAATTTTCAATCGGTTGTTTATTTACCAAAAACCAAAGTAAACCGCAGCGTAACTGCAGCAGCAGGGGCGGATTGGTGGTGGAGGCGAgaacggtgccggtcttcacacggcaaacccggggttcaattcccatccggaccgttccccttCGTTGTGTTGAGGACTGACGCCTATTCAACTATGGGTATTATTATCTATCAGCAGCAAGCAAGTCTTTAGT
This genomic window contains:
- the LOC126557626 gene encoding 2-(3-amino-3-carboxypropyl)histidine synthase subunit 2; protein product: MSSAFSSGDSIIQNQSSAADVDKVALHHIWNDEQKQRCVRWIEKHNLKRVALQLPDALLHHSVEIVSQLQSASIDDLRIFVLADTSYGSCCVDEIAAAHANADSIIHFGHACLSKVARIPVVHVFFQYTVDEEHLLATLSNEFDTSNDELICFYEVCYANAVTKIREKLVERFPNLVVACLAEDNEIADILCWKLHVPADPKHTVLYIGRDNLSFFNTAVALEASQCCLYDPSNIDPRLERIDPIGAKWLRRRYYAIERCMDAGSIGIVVATLSTKGYLEIVSRVQRLAKARGVRTYLISIGKVNPEKLANFVDIDCFVLVGCPENDIFTSRDFFRPLLSVFEAEMAFNKKWKDKLLSCYTTNFTDLLPAGRLYTNVEETSVTSEDTNELPDVSLITGKARHVIQHREADGEETLENSTGTDVVPKGRNELAQISSADQLTSRSWQGLEQKLGLDAPAVIQMGRSGIPIKYENENNSSQ
- the LOC126560843 gene encoding ubiquitin-like-conjugating enzyme ATG10, which codes for MHERDFRSYCDALVRASQNGEQRWAWVHKGDRSYIRLEKKYTPRKPKRYVDGDAMKGFLEAQIVADPACASASDSGRILSFEYHVLYNESYEVPSLLFNIYEEGGERLNLEEAWNTLNICEIVPSKEMYHSITMLHHPILFQPYLNLHPCKTSELMASLSSSLNPIISFLTTYGPFVNLELHEVCFQLLRSK